The Anaerolineae bacterium genomic interval GAGAGGACGATAACGTCTCCTTCCATGCCCTGCACCTCGGTAATGCTGACGACCTTGCGGGTGCCGTCGCGCATGCGCTCCTGATGGACGATGAGATCAATGGCGGAGGCGATTTGCTGGCGGATGGCGCGCAGGGGCAATTCCATGCCGGCCATCAGACACATGGTCTCGATGCGGGCCAGCGTATCGCGCGGGCTGTTGGAATGGCAGGTCGTCAAACTGCCGTCATGGCCGGTGTTCATGGCCTGGAGCATGTCCAGCGCCTCGCCGCCGCGCACCTCGCCCACGATGATGCGGTCGGGGCGCATGCGCAGGCTGTTGATGACCAGATCGCGGATGGTGACCTGGCCCTTGCCCTCGATGTTGGGCGGGCGGGCCTCCAGCGTGACCACATGTTCCTGACGCAGTTGGAGCTCGGCGGCATCCTCAATGGTGATGATGCGCTCGTCGTTGGGGATGAAGCCGGAGAGAACGTTCAGCAGGGTGGTCTTGCCGGAGCCCGTGCCGCCGGAGATGATGATGTTGAGCCGCGCCAGGATGCAGGCGCGCAGGAATTCCACCGCTTCGGGTGTGATGGTGCCGAAGCGGATGAGGTCCTCGACCTGCAGGGGCGTCTTGGCGAACTTGCGGATGGTCAGCACCGGGCCGATGAGCGAGATGGGCGGGATGACGGCGTTGACGCGCGAGCCGTCGGGCAGGCGGGCGTTGACCATAGGGGAGCTTTCGTCGACGCGCCGGCCCAACGGGGACACGATGCGGTCAATGATGCGCCGCAGGTGGTCCTCGTCCTCGAACTCGATGTTGGTGCGCTCAATCTTGCCGTTGCGCTCGATATAGACCTTCTTCGGCCCGTTGACCATGACCTCGGTGATGGTCGGGTCTTCCAGGAGCGGCTCTAGAGGGCCGTAACCGAGGATTTCATCCACAATCTGGTCGAAGAGCCGCATGCGCTCTGTCCGGCTCAGGACGATGTTCTCCTGTTCCAGGATGGACTGGAACAGCTCTTCGATGGTCTGCTTGACCTCCTCTGTATTAGAAAGGATGTCTGCGCGCGGGTCCAGCTCCGCCACGAGCCGTTCCTGGATGCGCGCTTTGATGTCAGAGAGCCGGGCTTCCGGCGCAGTGGGCGCCGGCTGGCGCTTGATGCGCAGTTCCTCCAACTTGGAGGTGGTGCTTTCCGCTTTCTGCTGTTGGGACTGTTGTTCGATGCGCTTGAGCAGGGACATATGCTCCCTCGGCCTTCATCAGGATGGTTTGAGGAATTTGCCCAGCAGACCAGTGCCGCCGCGCGGCGGGGCGGCCGGCGCCGGCGCGGGGGCCGCGGCCGGCTGAAGCTCATTCACCAGGCGCTGGGCCAGCTCGAGCACCGCATGTGCCAGGGGGCTGTTGCGGTGCGTCATGACGAACGGCACCCCTTGATTGACAGCGATGGACGCCAGGCGCTCATCGTCGGGGATGGTGCCGGCGATGGGATGCCGCAGGCTTTGCTCAATGTCTTCCGGACGGATGGCACTGCGCTGGTCGGCCTGATTGACCACCAGCAAGACCTTGTCCTCCGGATATTCCAGGGCGCTGATCACATCAAAGAAGAGCTTGACGTTCTTGATGGCCGGGATGTCGGGTGTGGTGAGGAGCACAATGCGATCGGCCCCGTCCAGGATGGTCAGCTCCATATCGTGGAGGACGTTGCGGGTATCCACCACGATGATATCGTAGTATTTTTTGACTTCCGCGAGGATTTTCTCCATGTCCGAGGCGCTGACCAGGTCTCCCATTTCGGG includes:
- a CDS encoding CpaF family protein; the protein is MSLLKRIEQQSQQQKAESTTSKLEELRIKRQPAPTAPEARLSDIKARIQERLVAELDPRADILSNTEEVKQTIEELFQSILEQENIVLSRTERMRLFDQIVDEILGYGPLEPLLEDPTITEVMVNGPKKVYIERNGKIERTNIEFEDEDHLRRIIDRIVSPLGRRVDESSPMVNARLPDGSRVNAVIPPISLIGPVLTIRKFAKTPLQVEDLIRFGTITPEAVEFLRACILARLNIIISGGTGSGKTTLLNVLSGFIPNDERIITIEDAAELQLRQEHVVTLEARPPNIEGKGQVTIRDLVINSLRMRPDRIIVGEVRGGEALDMLQAMNTGHDGSLTTCHSNSPRDTLARIETMCLMAGMELPLRAIRQQIASAIDLIVHQERMRDGTRKVVSITEVQGMEGDVIVLSDIFTFEQTGIENGKIIGRLKPTGIRPKFMDRIEAAGIKLPPDIFGVSVRFR